From one Orcinus orca chromosome 10, mOrcOrc1.1, whole genome shotgun sequence genomic stretch:
- the IRF4 gene encoding interferon regulatory factor 4 isoform X3, whose translation MNLEGSSRGGEFGMSSVSCGNGKLRQWLIDQIDSGKYPGLVWENEEKSIFRIPWKHAGKQDYNREEDAALFKAWALFKGKFREGIDKPDPPTWKTRLRCALNKSNDFEELVERSQLDISEPYKVYRIVPEGAKKGAKQLTLEEPQVPMSRPYSMPAPYCSLPAQQAHTYMIPPHDRGWREFVPDQPHPETPYQCPVTFGPRSHHWQGPACENDCRLHICLYYREVLVKELTTSSPEGCRLSHAHTYDASSLDQVLFPYPEDNGQRKNIEKLLSHLERGVVLWMAPDGLYARRLCQSRVYWDGPLALCSDRPNKLERDQACKLFDTQQFLSELQAFAHHGRPLPRFQVTLCFGEEFPDPQRQRKLITAHVEPLLARQLYYFAQQNSGHFLRGYDLPEHVSSPEDFHRPIRHSSIQE comes from the exons ATGAACCTGGAGGGCAGCAGCCGAGGCGGCGAGTTCGGCATGAGCTCCGTGAGCTGCGGCAACGGGAAGCTCCGCCAGTGGCTGATCGACCAGATCGACAGCGGCAAGTACCCGGGGCTAGTGTGGGAGAACGAGGAGAAGAGCATCTTCCGCATCCCCTGGAAGCACGCGGGCAAGCAGGACTACAACCGCGAGGAGGACGCCGCGCTCTTCAAG GCTTGGGCGCTATTTAAAGGAAAGTTTCGGGAAGGCATCGACAAGCCGGACCCTCCTACTTGGAAGACACGTCTGCGATGCGCTCTGAACAAGAGCAACGACTTCGAGGAACTGGTGGAGCGCAGCCAGCTGGACATCTCTGAGCCCTACAAGGTGTACAGGATCGTGCCTGAGGGCGCCAAGAAAG GAGCGAAGCAGCTGACCCTGGAGGAGCCACAGGTGCCCATGAGCCGCCCGTACAGCATGCCGGCTCCTTACTGCTCACTCCCAGCCCAG CAGGCTCACACCTACATGATTCCGCCCCACGACCGAGGCTGGAGAGAGTTCGTCCCTGATCAGCCCCACCCGGAGACTCCGTACCAGTGTCCTGTGACCTTCGGGCCTCGCAGCCACCACTGGCAAGGCCCAGCCTGTGAAAACG ACTGCCGGCTCCACATCTGCCTGTACTACCGGGAAGTCCTGGTGAAAGAGCTGACCACATCCAGCCCCGAAGGCTGCCGGCTCTCCCACGCCCACACCTATGACGCCAGCAGCCTGGACCAGGTCCTCTTTCCCTACCCGGAGGACAACGGCCAGAGGAAGAACATCGAGAAGCTGCTGAGCCACCTGGAAAGGGGCGTGGTGCTCTGGATGGCCCCCGACGGGCTTTACGCCAGGAGGCTGTGTCAGAGCAGGGTCTACTGGGACGGGCCCCTGGCGCTGTGCAGCGACCGGCCCAACAAGCTGGAGAGGGACCAGGCCTGCAAGCTCTTTGACACGCAGCAGTTCTTATCAG AGCTCCAAGCCTTTGCTCACCATGGCCGGCCTCTGCCAAGGTTCCAGGTGACGCTGTGCTTCGGGGAAGAGTTTCCAGATCCCCAGAGGCAACGGAAGCTCATCACTGCTCAC GTCGAGCCTCTGCTGGCCAGGCAGCTGTATTATTTTGCTCAGCAAAACAGTGGACATTTCCTGAGAGGCTACGACTTACCCGAGCACGTCAGCAGCCCCGAGGATTTCCACAGGCCCATCCGCCACTCCTCCATCCAAGAGTGA
- the IRF4 gene encoding interferon regulatory factor 4 isoform X1 — MNLEGSSRGGEFGMSSVSCGNGKLRQWLIDQIDSGKYPGLVWENEEKSIFRIPWKHAGKQDYNREEDAALFKAWALFKGKFREGIDKPDPPTWKTRLRCALNKSNDFEELVERSQLDISEPYKVYRIVPEGAKKGAKQLTLEEPQVPMSRPYSMPAPYCSLPAQQAHTYMIPPHDRGWREFVPDQPHPETPYQCPVTFGPRSHHWQGPACENGCQVTGTFYACAPPESQAPGIPIEPSIRSAEALALSDCRLHICLYYREVLVKELTTSSPEGCRLSHAHTYDASSLDQVLFPYPEDNGQRKNIEKLLSHLERGVVLWMAPDGLYARRLCQSRVYWDGPLALCSDRPNKLERDQACKLFDTQQFLSELQAFAHHGRPLPRFQVTLCFGEEFPDPQRQRKLITAHVEPLLARQLYYFAQQNSGHFLRGYDLPEHVSSPEDFHRPIRHSSIQE; from the exons ATGAACCTGGAGGGCAGCAGCCGAGGCGGCGAGTTCGGCATGAGCTCCGTGAGCTGCGGCAACGGGAAGCTCCGCCAGTGGCTGATCGACCAGATCGACAGCGGCAAGTACCCGGGGCTAGTGTGGGAGAACGAGGAGAAGAGCATCTTCCGCATCCCCTGGAAGCACGCGGGCAAGCAGGACTACAACCGCGAGGAGGACGCCGCGCTCTTCAAG GCTTGGGCGCTATTTAAAGGAAAGTTTCGGGAAGGCATCGACAAGCCGGACCCTCCTACTTGGAAGACACGTCTGCGATGCGCTCTGAACAAGAGCAACGACTTCGAGGAACTGGTGGAGCGCAGCCAGCTGGACATCTCTGAGCCCTACAAGGTGTACAGGATCGTGCCTGAGGGCGCCAAGAAAG GAGCGAAGCAGCTGACCCTGGAGGAGCCACAGGTGCCCATGAGCCGCCCGTACAGCATGCCGGCTCCTTACTGCTCACTCCCAGCCCAG CAGGCTCACACCTACATGATTCCGCCCCACGACCGAGGCTGGAGAGAGTTCGTCCCTGATCAGCCCCACCCGGAGACTCCGTACCAGTGTCCTGTGACCTTCGGGCCTCGCAGCCACCACTGGCAAGGCCCAGCCTGTGAAAACG GTTGCCAGGTGACAGGAACCTTTTATGCTTGTGCCCCGCCCGAGTCCCAGGCCCCCGGGATCCCCATAGAGCCAAGCATAAGGTCTGCCGAAGCCTTGGCCCTCTCAG ACTGCCGGCTCCACATCTGCCTGTACTACCGGGAAGTCCTGGTGAAAGAGCTGACCACATCCAGCCCCGAAGGCTGCCGGCTCTCCCACGCCCACACCTATGACGCCAGCAGCCTGGACCAGGTCCTCTTTCCCTACCCGGAGGACAACGGCCAGAGGAAGAACATCGAGAAGCTGCTGAGCCACCTGGAAAGGGGCGTGGTGCTCTGGATGGCCCCCGACGGGCTTTACGCCAGGAGGCTGTGTCAGAGCAGGGTCTACTGGGACGGGCCCCTGGCGCTGTGCAGCGACCGGCCCAACAAGCTGGAGAGGGACCAGGCCTGCAAGCTCTTTGACACGCAGCAGTTCTTATCAG AGCTCCAAGCCTTTGCTCACCATGGCCGGCCTCTGCCAAGGTTCCAGGTGACGCTGTGCTTCGGGGAAGAGTTTCCAGATCCCCAGAGGCAACGGAAGCTCATCACTGCTCAC GTCGAGCCTCTGCTGGCCAGGCAGCTGTATTATTTTGCTCAGCAAAACAGTGGACATTTCCTGAGAGGCTACGACTTACCCGAGCACGTCAGCAGCCCCGAGGATTTCCACAGGCCCATCCGCCACTCCTCCATCCAAGAGTGA
- the IRF4 gene encoding interferon regulatory factor 4 isoform X2 has product MNLEGSSRGGEFGMSSVSCGNGKLRQWLIDQIDSGKYPGLVWENEEKSIFRIPWKHAGKQDYNREEDAALFKAWALFKGKFREGIDKPDPPTWKTRLRCALNKSNDFEELVERSQLDISEPYKVYRIVPEGAKKGAKQLTLEEPQVPMSRPYSMPAPYCSLPAQAHTYMIPPHDRGWREFVPDQPHPETPYQCPVTFGPRSHHWQGPACENGCQVTGTFYACAPPESQAPGIPIEPSIRSAEALALSDCRLHICLYYREVLVKELTTSSPEGCRLSHAHTYDASSLDQVLFPYPEDNGQRKNIEKLLSHLERGVVLWMAPDGLYARRLCQSRVYWDGPLALCSDRPNKLERDQACKLFDTQQFLSELQAFAHHGRPLPRFQVTLCFGEEFPDPQRQRKLITAHVEPLLARQLYYFAQQNSGHFLRGYDLPEHVSSPEDFHRPIRHSSIQE; this is encoded by the exons ATGAACCTGGAGGGCAGCAGCCGAGGCGGCGAGTTCGGCATGAGCTCCGTGAGCTGCGGCAACGGGAAGCTCCGCCAGTGGCTGATCGACCAGATCGACAGCGGCAAGTACCCGGGGCTAGTGTGGGAGAACGAGGAGAAGAGCATCTTCCGCATCCCCTGGAAGCACGCGGGCAAGCAGGACTACAACCGCGAGGAGGACGCCGCGCTCTTCAAG GCTTGGGCGCTATTTAAAGGAAAGTTTCGGGAAGGCATCGACAAGCCGGACCCTCCTACTTGGAAGACACGTCTGCGATGCGCTCTGAACAAGAGCAACGACTTCGAGGAACTGGTGGAGCGCAGCCAGCTGGACATCTCTGAGCCCTACAAGGTGTACAGGATCGTGCCTGAGGGCGCCAAGAAAG GAGCGAAGCAGCTGACCCTGGAGGAGCCACAGGTGCCCATGAGCCGCCCGTACAGCATGCCGGCTCCTTACTGCTCACTCCCAGCCCAG GCTCACACCTACATGATTCCGCCCCACGACCGAGGCTGGAGAGAGTTCGTCCCTGATCAGCCCCACCCGGAGACTCCGTACCAGTGTCCTGTGACCTTCGGGCCTCGCAGCCACCACTGGCAAGGCCCAGCCTGTGAAAACG GTTGCCAGGTGACAGGAACCTTTTATGCTTGTGCCCCGCCCGAGTCCCAGGCCCCCGGGATCCCCATAGAGCCAAGCATAAGGTCTGCCGAAGCCTTGGCCCTCTCAG ACTGCCGGCTCCACATCTGCCTGTACTACCGGGAAGTCCTGGTGAAAGAGCTGACCACATCCAGCCCCGAAGGCTGCCGGCTCTCCCACGCCCACACCTATGACGCCAGCAGCCTGGACCAGGTCCTCTTTCCCTACCCGGAGGACAACGGCCAGAGGAAGAACATCGAGAAGCTGCTGAGCCACCTGGAAAGGGGCGTGGTGCTCTGGATGGCCCCCGACGGGCTTTACGCCAGGAGGCTGTGTCAGAGCAGGGTCTACTGGGACGGGCCCCTGGCGCTGTGCAGCGACCGGCCCAACAAGCTGGAGAGGGACCAGGCCTGCAAGCTCTTTGACACGCAGCAGTTCTTATCAG AGCTCCAAGCCTTTGCTCACCATGGCCGGCCTCTGCCAAGGTTCCAGGTGACGCTGTGCTTCGGGGAAGAGTTTCCAGATCCCCAGAGGCAACGGAAGCTCATCACTGCTCAC GTCGAGCCTCTGCTGGCCAGGCAGCTGTATTATTTTGCTCAGCAAAACAGTGGACATTTCCTGAGAGGCTACGACTTACCCGAGCACGTCAGCAGCCCCGAGGATTTCCACAGGCCCATCCGCCACTCCTCCATCCAAGAGTGA